The Chryseobacterium sp. G0186 genome includes the window AAAATGTACAGTGAATTTGAATTCATCTTTTACTTTGAAAGGTTCTTGGGCACAGTTATAAAAAATAAGACTGTAAATTCTCTCAGTTGTATTATTGAGGTCCAGAATGAAAAGGTAGTCTATTTCTTCATGAAATGGAGAAAAAATTTCAATTCCTGACAATACAGAAGACTCAAATATCTTGTCAATATTTACAAAATCCTCTTTCGTTAATGATTTTGAGCTGTAAATAACAAGATGTTTAATTTCCAGATTTTCTATTGAAATCCTAAGATCATTCAGTAAGCTGAAGTCTGTTATTTCTATAAAAAGATCATTGATGGTATTAGGTTCAAGATATTCATGGGATAATGGAGGAAAATTTTTGTCCCAGTCATTCTCTGTTATAAACCCATACTCATTTTCCAATAGGATATCAACATACTCCTGTACAGCATTCTTTGAATCTTCATCATACATTTCAAACATTTCTTCAATAGAAAGGTTTTTCAGTTCCTCAATCATTTCATACAGCTCCAGAGGATAGAGCTCAGATACATTTCTCTGCAGGTCTGAGATTAATATCCTGCCTGCTCCTTTTGTAATGAAGATGGTACTGAATAAATTGAAATATCTCATATCAGTCTTGTAAGGAATTTATAAGGTTTTAGTTTTACGTAGAAATCAGTCTGATACTTTTCGCAGCTTATGGTATTGCTGAGATATTTCTTTTCACGGGTTTTATTTTTAACAACTTCTACATGTTTATAAATAGGAGGAAGTTTATGTTTCTCTTTAGTCATGAAATTCTTTTTCATATACAGATAATTATTTGTTTATAAAGACAGATGAAATTGATTATTCCCTTGGAGTTTAATATGCTACCAAATACTGTAATTTCATAAATAATCAGCAATTTCTTTTTCTAATGAATAATTACATATTATCGATGCTCCTAAAAATTGTCCCACTGTATTGACTTCTAAAAAATAATATTTATTTTTACTTTTAATAAAATCCAGGGAACCGCAATTCAGATCTAAAGCATGCATCAGCAGATGTATTTTTTCTTCAATATCCTTTGGAAGATGATAAGGAACATTTCTATTAGGTTTTTTATCATTATATTTCCTGAAATCTATCTTAGTTTGTTCATCAGCCTGTGAGAAGATGGCAGTTGACCAGATTTTCCCATTCAAATAAAAACTTCTGATCTCGAAGTCTTTTTCGATTTTTTCCTGGAAGAAAGTAATAAGAAAAAAATCATCTTCACGTTCCCTGATTACTGATGTATACATCATGCCACTGGAATCTTTGAGAATATTTTCTATTCGGGGATTTCCACCAATGGTTTTAATGATGGTTTGGTTTAGAATTACTTCATCTGTATGTTCTGCTAGAAAATAATCAGGAACGTCTAACCCTGTCTTTTGTGCCTGTTCAAGCACAAGCAGTTTGTTAACGTCACTATTGCTTTCTTTGTTGATATGCTTTTTTGATTCTAAGGTTTTTATCACATAATCTTCTAACCAATGTTGGTATTCATTCATGTTGAGGTTGATAGATTCGTTTTTATAGCGTAGCTGTTCAAATCTCAATCCTCCTCTTCTATACCAAACGCTGGTGATATCATCAATAAAAAAACAGTTTCTTTGACTTGTAAGATAAAGCCGTTTTTCCTTTGTCTTGATTTCAAAAATTTCATCTTCATGTACACGGATGAAGCTTTTACCCTTTCTTAGCAGCCATTTAATAACTTCTGTGGTAGTGATTTCTTGATTTTGAGAAATAATCAGGATCATTTTTATTTTTTATTTTTTTTTGAAAAAATCTCTGGTAATGGCTTGTCCATGCTTTAAGCTAGGCAATCCTATGCTTTTGCGGTTATGATTAACTTTTGCGGAATCTTGTACGTCACTTTGTCCTACATATATGTAATAAGGAGGATCTTTTTTAAGAATATGCAGATAATATCGGTCTATCATTGCGGCATAGTCTCGGGGAGGGCATTCTCCGGATTTTACATATTCTAATATTTTTGTTTTGAAATATTGGTGATATTCATCCAAATCTGCCATATGTAACAATAGGGGGCCAGAGGGCATAAAAAAACTGCCATTCCATAAACCTATTTTCTGTAGATCTGGAAAACCTTCATTTTCAAACATCCATTTCAGTAGTTCAGCGTTTTTTTTGTCAACTTTAAAAACCTCAGAACTGTCCGCTTTTTTACGGATATTTTGATCACGCTTAAATGCAATGGTAAAAGAATCTACCAGCTTTTGATTAAGTCTAATTCTCCACTGATCAATTTCCTGTTCAATATCCTGACGGTC containing:
- the gwsG gene encoding grasp-with-spasm system ATP-grasp peptide maturase, which codes for MILIISQNQEITTTEVIKWLLRKGKSFIRVHEDEIFEIKTKEKRLYLTSQRNCFFIDDITSVWYRRGGLRFEQLRYKNESINLNMNEYQHWLEDYVIKTLESKKHINKESNSDVNKLLVLEQAQKTGLDVPDYFLAEHTDEVILNQTIIKTIGGNPRIENILKDSSGMMYTSVIREREDDFFLITFFQEKIEKDFEIRSFYLNGKIWSTAIFSQADEQTKIDFRKYNDKKPNRNVPYHLPKDIEEKIHLLMHALDLNCGSLDFIKSKNKYYFLEVNTVGQFLGASIICNYSLEKEIADYL
- the gwsS gene encoding grasp-with-spasm system SPASM domain peptide maturase; this encodes MRYFNLFSTIFITKGAGRILISDLQRNVSELYPLELYEMIEELKNLSIEEMFEMYDEDSKNAVQEYVDILLENEYGFITENDWDKNFPPLSHEYLEPNTINDLFIEITDFSLLNDLRISIENLEIKHLVIYSSKSLTKEDFVNIDKIFESSVLSGIEIFSPFHEEIDYLFILDLNNTTERIYSLIFYNCAQEPFKVKDEFKFTVHFAEDDLKISACGKVDMKYFNTNLSKVLEAINHNSCLHKKIGIDWNGNIKNCPLMQENFGNIQEISLEKLMLQVTFKKYWNLTKDHIKVCKDCEFRYICTDCRAYTEQSHYDPDGLDISKPLKCGYNPYTTEWEEWSTHPLKQKAIHFYNL